A single region of the Hippopotamus amphibius kiboko isolate mHipAmp2 chromosome 6, mHipAmp2.hap2, whole genome shotgun sequence genome encodes:
- the UBE2J1 gene encoding ubiquitin-conjugating enzyme E2 J1 isoform X1, whose product METRYNLKSPAVKRLMKEAAELKDPTDHYHAQPLEDNLFEWHFTVRGPPDSDFDGGVYHGRIVLPPEYPMKPPSIILLTANGRFEVGKKICLSISGHHPETWQPSWSIRTALLAIIGFMPTKGEGAIGSLDYTPEERRALAKKSQDFCCEGCGFAMKDVLLPLKSGSDSSQADQEAKELARQISFKAEVSSSGKTIAESDLNHSFSLNDLQDDIPTTFQGATASTSNGVQNPSAASLQQPAQPVAKNTSMSPRQRRAQQQSQRRSSASPDVIQGQQPRAHHTDHGGSAVLIVILTLALAALIFRRIYLANEYIFDFEL is encoded by the exons ATGGAGACGCGCTACAACCTGAAGAGTCCGG ctgttaAACGTTTAATGAAAGAAGCAGCAGAATTGAAAGATCCAACAGATCATTACCACGCACAGCCTTTAGAG GATAACCTTTTTGAATGGCACTTCACAGTTAGAGGGCCCCCAGATTCTGATTTTGATGGAGGAGTTTATCATGGACGAATAGTACTGCCCCCAGAGTACCCCATGAAACCACCAAGCATTATTCTCCTAACG GCTAATGGACGATTTGAAGTAGGCAAGAAGATCTGTTTGAGCATCTCAGGACATCATCCTGAAACTTGGCAGCCTTCATGGAGTA taaGAACAGCATTATTAGCCATCATTGGGTTTATGCCAACGAAAGGAGAGGGAGCCATAGGTTCTCTAGATTACACacctgaggagagaagagcccTTGCCAAAAA ATCACAAGATTTCTGTTGTGAGGGATGTGGCTTTGCCATGAAGGATGTCCTGTTGCCTTTAAAATCCGGAAGCGATTCAAGCCAGGCTGACCAAGAAGCCAAGGAACTGGCTAGACAAATCAGTTTTAAG GCAGAAGTCAGTTCATCTGGAAAGACTATCGCTGAGTCAGACTTAAACCACTCTTTTTCACTAAATGATTTACAGGATGATATACCTACAACATTCCAGGGTGCTACGGCAAGTACATCG AATGGAGTCCAGAACCCCTCAGCAGCATCCCTTCAACAACCTGCCCAGCCGGTCGCTAAGAACACCTCCATGAGCCCTCGACAGCGCCGGGCCCAGCAGCAGAGTCAAAGAAGGTCGTCTGCTTCCCCAGATGTGATCCAGGGCCAGCAGCCAAGAGCGCACCACACAGATCATGGCGGGTCCGCTGTACTGATCGTCATCTTGACTTTGGCATTGGCAGCGCTTATATTCCGACGAATATATCTGGCCAATGAGTACATATTTGACTTTGAGTTATAA
- the UBE2J1 gene encoding ubiquitin-conjugating enzyme E2 J1 isoform X2, which yields METRYNLKSPAVKRLMKEAAELKDPTDHYHAQPLEDNLFEWHFTVRGPPDSDFDGGVYHGRIVLPPEYPMKPPSIILLTANGRFEVGKKICLSISGHHPETWQPSWSIRTALLAIIGFMPTKGEGAIGSLDYTPEERRALAKKSQDFCCEGCGFAMKDVLLPLKSGSDSSQADQEAKELARQISFKAEVSSSGKTIAESDLNHSFSLNDLQDDIPTTFQGATASTSASTSNGVQNPSAASLQQPAQPVAKNTSMSPRQRRAQQQSQRRSSASPDVIQGQQPRAHHTDHGGSAVLIVILTLALAALIFRRIYLANEYIFDFEL from the exons ATGGAGACGCGCTACAACCTGAAGAGTCCGG ctgttaAACGTTTAATGAAAGAAGCAGCAGAATTGAAAGATCCAACAGATCATTACCACGCACAGCCTTTAGAG GATAACCTTTTTGAATGGCACTTCACAGTTAGAGGGCCCCCAGATTCTGATTTTGATGGAGGAGTTTATCATGGACGAATAGTACTGCCCCCAGAGTACCCCATGAAACCACCAAGCATTATTCTCCTAACG GCTAATGGACGATTTGAAGTAGGCAAGAAGATCTGTTTGAGCATCTCAGGACATCATCCTGAAACTTGGCAGCCTTCATGGAGTA taaGAACAGCATTATTAGCCATCATTGGGTTTATGCCAACGAAAGGAGAGGGAGCCATAGGTTCTCTAGATTACACacctgaggagagaagagcccTTGCCAAAAA ATCACAAGATTTCTGTTGTGAGGGATGTGGCTTTGCCATGAAGGATGTCCTGTTGCCTTTAAAATCCGGAAGCGATTCAAGCCAGGCTGACCAAGAAGCCAAGGAACTGGCTAGACAAATCAGTTTTAAG GCAGAAGTCAGTTCATCTGGAAAGACTATCGCTGAGTCAGACTTAAACCACTCTTTTTCACTAAATGATTTACAGGATGATATACCTACAACATTCCAGGGTGCTACGGCAAGTACATCGGCAAGTACATCG AATGGAGTCCAGAACCCCTCAGCAGCATCCCTTCAACAACCTGCCCAGCCGGTCGCTAAGAACACCTCCATGAGCCCTCGACAGCGCCGGGCCCAGCAGCAGAGTCAAAGAAGGTCGTCTGCTTCCCCAGATGTGATCCAGGGCCAGCAGCCAAGAGCGCACCACACAGATCATGGCGGGTCCGCTGTACTGATCGTCATCTTGACTTTGGCATTGGCAGCGCTTATATTCCGACGAATATATCTGGCCAATGAGTACATATTTGACTTTGAGTTATAA